TTGTTCAAATCGGACTAACTAAAGTTGCAAACGAGCAAATAAACAGATCTTATCGAAAGTCATTCCAATATTCGAAACGTGGGAGTATTCGGTGCAATTCGAAACTCGAACATTTCGAATGTTGGAAATTATCGAATAGTTCAACTATTCGTTTTACAACCCTACTGGTGACCCTTATGGCAGTCAACTTGTTCAAAATATTACAGATATCGGATGCTTCAGTTCACTACGAATCGTTAGCGTCACTGTTTCTCttcacaatttattttattgaaaatagagAGTACGTTCACACCCCAAAGATCGAACAATATTATCATTCTCTATTGTCGATTAAGTACTAAATTCGATTAACAGCGTCAAACCTCTCCTCCTAACTTTCATGAAAAGATTTACACGACTTTCTAAATTaaagtacaattttttataaaggTTGCTGCtaattttcatcaaattactttcgttaaaaaatattttaaacattgactattctatgaattcataaaaattagaaGGGTTGTATGACGTTTCTTTTACCAATGAAAGTGTACACCTCTGAGAAATTAGCTCAAATTTCACATAATTATGAAGGATTCGTCATTCGAAAAAGTCTAAATTGTCAAAGAatccataattataaaaatttgtaaatacttcATAATTATGCAAAGCTCAAAAATTGTGCACCTCGCAAATTTCGGCAATTCTAGCAATTCGTTAGCTCGACGAAAGGTGAACCGATGTTAAGCAGAACGAAAGTAATTGACAAATTGCGACACAGCGAACGGCGATCCTTTCGACGAAAAGTATATATATGAACACATAAGCTACGTGTAGAAGTGTATGTGTATGTTGCATACGTATTACGTGTACGTGTGATCGTGTGCACGTGTCGCCAATTACACAATGAAGGATACGCGACAACGATGACACGAGGCTCTTTTTTTACAATGCAAGCAATCGACAATGGAACTTCATTCGTaaagatttttttttttgtttttttgtctttttttttacttttttttaggCAACGCATCACTCGCACATACCTAAtcgcaataataataatgatccaGATTAATCACGGATCGAGTTACGATGAATCAATTGGTTCGGTACGCTTCTACTCGATATGTTAGTCGAACGAATCATTCTACGATGTTCGTATAAACACAGCGACATCGAAACAACAAATTTTTCTCGTTTATATTATGCGTTAGAAATTAATTCGTCATATTTATGtcacatgtatatatatgtatataatataaaacatttgaaaaaatCACAGTTACTTAAAAAACATCTCAGTTTATCGCTTCTTCTTACTCTCGCATGTGCACTCATTCGCTAAATCGTTTTCGTAATTGTTTACTTTTTTACGTTTCGTTCGATCCTTGTCGCTCCATACTTATCTTCCTTTACGGTGGACTAACTCTTTCGTCAAAACGCTTATATAAACTTCACGTTCTgtgattattatattataacaaagggttatttttgaaaattgatctCGTGATCGATGGAGCGATAGAGCTTGAACACAGTCGactaaatgtaaaaaaataaagaaagaaagtcTGTAAAGGCAGTGACAGACCTTCGCGAAAAAGAAAGTCGAAGCAGGAGAACTCTTAAGTACTAATCGTCgcagtaaattatttatttccctCGCTAGACGGTCAATTAAAATCTCGATTTAATCGTACCGTAATCGACACAGAAAAAGAAATCTAAAACGGAAGAAAACCGTCAACAGACTGGAATACGCGTGATCGGAACCagtataacaataatttttaataaaatgtttccATAACGTTGATATGACAATAATTAAACATAGACGAGTGAATTTCGATtatccttttttctttttttttaagagGATAGAAAGAAGCTTAAATGTATATTACAATTAGTTTTATTTTTGCAGGTTAATATTCGAAATTCACCCCGATTATCTTGACAAGGATCACCTTAGGGTTCTGAGAATGAACATTGTTCTTTGAGTGATCAAATTCATTCGGAGCAGCAATTGCATTCCTTGGCAGTGTTGGCACGAAGCGTAAACAAAGTTGTCAAGTTAAGCGCATGATCTTGAAATATGAGTCATGAAACTTGGAACTGAAAACTGTGTAACAGTCTGCTACGACGAATTTCAGTTAATAAACTAAAATTTGTCAGAGAATCAATAACGCTAAGTAACTgatacttaaaattttaattcgcTATAACTGTAATTTTTTTACCATTACAATAACGAATCGGATTTGTGAATGTTAACAATAAATAtctgtacaataaaataatattatacttcGCTGTCACACGCTTAACTTTGCTTTTCAGTTAACAAAGAATGCGGAGTACAAAACATTCGCGAAGTGTTCTATTCGTAATCTGTTCTGCTAAAGCACGAAAAACGAAATCTGAAGtagatttaatttaataattatttcgttTTTAGGAAGTTGCATTGATTTCGACTACGTAAGATGGTTCTTGCAATTGGAACGAACTACCTTTTTACATGGaagtattgaattaaaaatattttctttgtatTCTATGTAAAATCAGATAAAATCTCGTATTCAAGTATGCTCTAATGCTTTCGCGTACTcggtaattaaaaaatagtaaagaGGATCTACTCTTCTATTAAAAGAAAACCTTTCGTTCCAATGGCTAGAATCAATCATTTATACTAGGTTGCTTAAAAGTACTCGCTCTACGATTTAAAACTTACAGTTCCATTCTTTCGATAAAAACCTCACTGGTATTTAGCAATTCTTCGTGCAAAGAAGTAGTTAAAGTATCGTGGGTAACTTCACTTTGTCAAAGGTATTGTCCACGTTCTTGATTCCGTCATGATACCACGACAGATCGAGTAATTCATCGATCGTGTTCTATTCAGCAACGTCTACGGACTGTATCGAAGATTCACTGCCCACACTGGATCATAGTACGTACGATTTTTCCGATAATGATCACAATGAAATCGTtaatacaaatatacatatatatgtatacatacatatacgtatacaagAAAGAATTTAAGTAACGAGTATCGCTAACTAATGAAACACGACGACACCCgtgtctgtgtgtgtgtatgtatgtgtatgtgtgtacCTATCGTAGAAGTCGCatactttttttttcattttagtaCGAAATTATTCTCGAGAGACGACGTTATTATCTCTACGTTACACCCTATCTAGATACTTCTTATCTGCTAAATGTTCGCTCGAAAAAAAGctaagaataaaaaaagaaaatgaaagaaaggACATTGCCAGTGATGGCAGTAAACTTCATTCGGAGTCTGTTCACCATGAATCGTCGCGAACGACGGCAGGCGTGACCGTTGATCGGAACATCGATCAAAAAGCTATTTCATTAATGCTAGTCATtatgtacaaaatttgtaatatattacatGACGATTTCGATCCGTCGCTTGAATTATCTCGACCGACGGATACTCGGCAGTAAGGAATGGTGTCGAGTGGCGTGCACCTTCCCTTAGGAAAGAACGTTGACCTCGCGCGGTGAGCCACAAACGTTTAACACGCTGCTCGTCGAGTTTGGCGTGATCTGATTTCGAGCTTCGTTCTGTGCCTGTCGTATCGCCTCCTTGTACGGCCCTCGTTTCTTCTTATTGTACCGTGTCTTCAACAGAAAACCAAATAAATCGTCATCTTCGTCGTTATAGAAGAATGGTGATTTCGTTATACCTAAAGGGAAAAGAGTAAGATGAAGATAGCTAAACTTACCTTGAACGTTTCCAAAAATGGACTCAACTGATCACACGACATCAGAGAACTTGTCGAAGACCCGTACCAGGCGACGTGAGCCTGTGGCCCAGAAGATGTGCCGTCTTCTTTACAAGAAACTGTGATGCTAAGAACCTAAAACAACGTTAAAGATTGCATTCGTACGACAAAGCTTAATGTAGCAGCATAACTGTTGTGCGTACTTTTCCAGGCCACCAAGGGAACCCATGAATCTTCCCCCACACAACATCACCAACGTCCATTCTTCTGCCATTAGCGGTGAGACAATGTTCGACAGGTGTCGCGGCTAGGCGCATCATCAGAGGATGCGACTGCGGCGGAAAGTCAGGTGCAGTTTCACCAGCGTCCACCTCGGGTTCTTGTTCGCTCAATTCGTCGCTGCTGGCACCAGGACTCTTACAACCGGAAGAGGCATTGCTCACAGGGTAATCACATCTGGCATAAGCGTTTGTGTTCAATCTCTTTAGAGATATGGATAATTTTTGCTTGAGGCACTGCTCCTTTATGGCTGTGTACGATTCGCTACCCGGCAGTACATTCCAGTTTTGCTGATTCTCTGTGCTGCCGGACTCCAGACAGGGCTGCTGATGCTGCTGGTTCTTATGTTTCCGGTCTTCCTTGTGCTTTTTTTTATGCTTCACTTTATGCTTGCGACGGTGATACGATAAGGAGTCGTACGTGGGATTATACCTGCAATAATGAATAATCAGAAAATTATGATCGAGAAAATTTTGATGAATTATTAGAGGAAAGGAGTGGCGATTTACCGTGGAGATCCGTTACAAGGGGATCTCGCTGGAGAGACACCACCGAGCATCTTTCTTCTGGCTTCCTTCTTTGCCTTTTTCAACGCTCGCTTCGCCGCTTTAGCACTGGCATCCTTCACACCTTGTTTCTGAGGATCCACCTGTTCTTGTCCATCCTCCTCGGCGTCCTCGCGATAAGTATAATCGTTGTCGAAAGTCCTCGGTAATTCCAGTGgatctctctccgtctccgtttgTACGTCCTCGGCATCGTCGGTTTCCTGTTCGTACTCTGGATCTTGTATCTTCGAGGGTATCTTCAGTACAGTACCTTCGCCCTGAGCACCAAAGGAGATCTTAATCACCGGCGTGGTTCTGGCCGTTCTCGTCGGGTCCTCGAACACGGTCTCGTCCCACAGATCCTCCATCGATCCAACGGATCGTTTCTTCCTAGGTACTCGACCGGCTCTTGGCCTCATTGTCGAATCCGCTGCCGCGAACGTCTTCTTCTCCTCTTCCTCGGGTACCTTTGCACTTTCTACCGACGAACTACTAAGTCTTCTGGGCGTGGCACAGTACGCCATTGACGGATTACTATCGCAGTCCGTTGACTCCATGCGCTCCTCCGTTGGCTCGATCGCGTTAGCCGCCGAATCTCCCTCGTCGGCTCGGTTGTTCCAGTACGATTGACCGAGCTTCACTTTTTCTATATTACCGAAACAGAAGACAAATGGGAGCTTTACCGTTTTCGAaggttatttaaatttaatagattCACAGAAGACGTTTGCTCCTACGAGAGAGAACTAACCAGTTCCCTGCATGGCGTTGTTGATCTCGTTCGGCTGTAGTCTCGAGATCTTCGGTATGAGAGACGGTCCAAGCTTCGACGAATCGGGGCTCAGCTCGGTGGACGACGAGGACTTGATGTTTTCAGACTGACACTGAGAGAACAACACTCTCGAGGTTTTCTGAGGCTGTTGACCGCAACGTCGATCGCTCCTCCTGGTGGATCCATGACCCGTGACCTAATCGAATCGAAACGTTGAATGTTTTCTTCGACGCGGAAGAAGAGCAACGAACGAAAGAGATACCTGGGGCTGCTGCGAATTCTGCTGCTGTTCCGACTGCGCTTCCTCGTGTTTCCGTTTTCTACTGACATCCACGTTCTCGCTGTTCTCGTTGCAGATCGACCTGCACTTACTGCACAACACCTGCCGTGGCCTGAGCCTGACCGTTGGTCGTGCATTCTTGTACCTGGCCGGTGGATTGATGTTCCTACGAAGATCAACTTTCGCAGAGGCGAGCGAACTCTTTCTCTCTTGGAAATAGCTGAAACGGGCTGCGATCGTGGCCAATTTGTCGCCATCGGGATCCGGCACCGGTTCCGGGGGTTGCACGCCACACGGGAGACCTCTGAAAAAGATCATTCGTTTCTTATTAAAACTCGATCCCAAATTAAATGAATCTTAATACTTGAATTTTAGTAACGAAGGATTTAAgagatgaaaaattgaagaacatcACTGTGAAAATATAAAGgaatcttaaattattaataattttcttccgTAAAAGTTGCGCGTTtatttcgtttgaaaatttaatgttgcATTCAGAAAGTAATCTGAACTTTTACCCCGAAGAAAACTCGACCTTTCCGTACCTTTCGTCGCttttacatgaaaaaataattcgAAGAAACTGTGCTTGAAATAAACGAGTTTCGATAAAAAGAAAGACGGGTTAAATCGGCGGGTCACGAATCGACGGAAAGTTTTAATgctttgtttttctttaatatcgcGATTACGAGagtaaaaaatatcaaacttctGAAAATTGTTCTCTATTACATCGCAGAACGCTAGAGCGATATAATATTCGTTTAATGAAATGTAAGAAGGGAAATGATATCGATCCAGGTAGATCGAATCGCGGTAAAATAATGAAGACCTTTCGTAATGAAAGTACTATTATCATAATTGCCTCGCAGACTACGAAGCCAGCGATGAAACACGTAAAGCAACAATACAAGCGAAGTCATTGTGTCCaggattgtgatttcgtgactGCCTGCCTCGGTCGGGGAACCGggtaaaaaataaatgtggaAAGCAAAAAACCGGTCGTGTTTCCGTGGAACCAAGTCGATGAATATTTTTCTGTCTTTCTGTTCCTTGATTAAGTTCGCGTTCTTTTGAAGAACGGAGACTAGGAAATCACTGAAGTGCGGAGTCACGCCAGACTCGTTGGAAATAAATtgaaagcaaaataaaaaaggGAGATTCCTGTGTTCGGATTCCAAgattacagaaaatattctaACCAGAATATTTGGTACATCGGTGCAAACTAGGTAGAAGGGAACTTCAAGCATTCAAAGCTTATTTTTATAACTTATCAAACATTCAACGAAACTtactaaaaattagaaatgtagaaaattgctGGATACTAATATTGATTTCCAAGTCATCAAGTAGTTCACGGTTTAATTAAAATGTGTTACTGATCAACGATTACAGTATACAGTAAGTGATCCAAGTGGAACAAGATGTAACTTACGGGATCACCTGATATATCTCGAGCAGGCCTGTATCGATTCGTGAGGGGCGGACAATGAACGACAGCCTGACGATGTGTATCCATTAATATTTTCCTGTTCTCGATAGCTGACAGAAATTTGGCCGTGTCTGGCAACAGACAGATGAATGCCAGTACACCGATggcaaaaggaaaaaagaagaagcGGAAGAACCCACGGATCTTCCAGGCTCGTTACAAGCATGGAGCTCATCTTTTTTCCCTCGTTTCACCATACGCTATCGTACGTGGCTCTTTTTGGTCGAGCGTGCTTCACTGCTGTCTCTGGGATTATTTTTGCAGGCATTGGTTTATTATTCTGTTTTTTTTCTCGGTTCGTGGCATCGTAGAGAATGAGTCGTTTCACGAGCTACGATTTTATGTGGATGAAGCTCCAGGCTGTAATTTTTAGGGAGATACGTTTTTTTGAGTATTCGAGATTTATACTCcgggaatattggaaatttcttCCGGAATTCTGGGGAAGAGTCGTGTTTGATTAGAGAGCGCGAAGAAGCTTTTTCATaagttgcaaatttttctgaGATTTTTTACTCTTTCAATAAAAAGAGCGATGAGTTCAAACCTTTTATACGAAATATTCTGAAATACATCCCGAATTGTTTAAACATGATAATGTTTATTAACGCCTTTACGTAATACACAAAAAGCTCGATCTACGCAAGagatattcataaaaatttgcaattccttTGACGTATCGCAAACGTAAATTCTCAGAAAGTATACGGAATCTTTAAACAAGTCCAATGTTTCTGCATCGTGCTATTTGTACGGAATTGAACGGCAAAATCAATTTTACTCTACTTTCGGACATTAGCACGCAACGGTTGTTCACGGAATGACGTAACATGCTAATCCATTATGAGAACACGTTTGATAAGGAAATGATACAGTTTGAGATACTCTACCAGAGATTCGAAAGACCGTTGAGGGACAAAACTTGTAATAAATTACTTGAGAATCGATTACACAATCCCCGGGGTAAAAGCATTAAAAGAAACCCAGCGGGTATTCGAGATAGCCCATATTGAAGAGCTTCTATCGGTAAGTTCCAAATGGACGCGTAATACGGGAGAAAAGGGGAACTTAGCGGCACGAAGTAGCACTTATCCAAATTATGAAAGTCAAAGTATTCCGACAATCGAACAGCTGTCACCTCTCTCTTCGTtttttaaccataatatacctccATGTTCCAGCCACATTTGTCCCGTACAGCGGTGGCAAAGCACAGGTTTCGTGCAGCTACCGGTTATATCCGAGGGCATAAACGGCTGCTGTCCAGACAGAACAAAGAGGGTGTTATCGTGGATGTCTGTGAGAACGACACCAACTGCGAAGCAGAACGGTACACAGAGGTATCGCAGAGACGAGGTACAAAGTAGATAGCCACGTAAGCGTCGCCATGGATCGTTAAATTGAAATCTGTTAGAGCAACCTCGTGCAACGCTTGGGGTTCAACGAACGAGTTTTATTTCCTTCGAGGTTTCTCTGCTCGAGCTTTACACGCGAAAAGTATGCCATTTTGTTACCCTGCAGCCATCCACCTTTTCAACCCTCTTTCTTTAAAAACTTACTGGGATTCTGCGTTGGACAAGTTTCTTTAATGAAAAGATCTGGAAACGCGTGATTGGTAGACCTTTCTAACATGACTGTTAATATACTTTATACAGAATAGCTGATGGATAATTGTAATGGGCGATTTCGGTACATGAAACTTAAGGTGTATGAATTTAGAGGTTCTACGAAAATGACAGTAGATTAATACAGTTTATACGAAATAACTGATTGACAATTATGGTGAGCGATTTTAGAACATGTTTGATGTGATTTCGTGACATGAAAGCATCGCATGTATgcttaaataattcaaaattgtgTAAAGGTTTGATGTTCTGATTACAGAAAGCCATTTGTAACAAATGTAACTTtggtgcaatttttatttttgtaaaaggtcatttgtaaaattgtatcattgcaaaattgtatcattgtaaagttgtatcattgtaaaactatatcattataaaattgtatcattgtctatttgtatcattgtaaaattgcatcattgtaaaattatatcattgtaaaattgtaacattgtatatttgtatcattgtaaaattgtatcattgtaaaactatatcattataaaattgtatcattgtatattTGTATCACTGTAAAATTGCATCATTGTAAAACTACatcattataaaattgtatcacTGTAAAATTGTATCACTGTAAAACTGTATCACTGTAAAATTGTATCACTGTAAAATTGCATCATTGCAAAATGATGTCATTGCAAAATACTATCATTGCAAAATGTTATTACTGTAAAATTATATCATTGTAAAATTGCATCACTGCAAAATTGTATCACTGTAAAATTATATCATTGTAAAATTGCATCACTGCAAAATTGTATCACTgtaaaattgtatcattgcaAAATGTTATCACTgtaaaattatatcattacaaaattgtatcactgtaaaattgtatcattgcaAAATGTTATCACTgtaaaattatatcattacaaaattgtatcactgtaaaattgtatcattgcaAAATGTTATCACTgtaaaattatatcattacaaaATTGTATCACTGTAAAATTGTATCACTGTAAAACTGTATCATTGCAAAATTGTATCACTGTAAAATTGAATCATTG
The nucleotide sequence above comes from Megachile rotundata isolate GNS110a chromosome 13, iyMegRotu1, whole genome shotgun sequence. Encoded proteins:
- the LOC100881436 gene encoding uncharacterized protein LOC100881436 isoform X2; protein product: MGCKGLPCGVQPPEPVPDPDGDKLATIAARFSYFQERKSSLASAKVDLRRNINPPARYKNARPTVRLRPRQVLCSKCRSICNENSENVDVSRKRKHEEAQSEQQQNSQQPQVTGHGSTRRSDRRCGQQPQKTSRVLFSQCQSENIKSSSSTELSPDSSKLGPSLIPKISRLQPNEINNAMQGTEKVKLGQSYWNNRADEGDSAANAIEPTEERMESTDCDSNPSMAYCATPRRLSSSSVESAKVPEEEEKKTFAAADSTMRPRAGRVPRKKRSVGSMEDLWDETVFEDPTRTARTTPVIKISFGAQGEGTVLKIPSKIQDPEYEQETDDAEDVQTETERDPLELPRTFDNDYTYREDAEEDGQEQVDPQKQGVKDASAKAAKRALKKAKKEARRKMLGGVSPARSPCNGSPRYNPTYDSLSYHRRKHKVKHKKKHKEDRKHKNQQHQQPCLESGSTENQQNWNVLPGSESYTAIKEQCLKQKLSISLKRLNTNAYARCDYPVSNASSGCKSPGASSDELSEQEPEVDAGETAPDFPPQSHPLMMRLAATPVEHCLTANGRRMDVGDVVWGKIHGFPWWPGKVLSITVSCKEDGTSSGPQAHVAWYGSSTSSLMSCDQLSPFLETFKTRYNKKKRGPYKEAIRQAQNEARNQITPNSTSSVLNVCGSPREVNVLS
- the LOC100881436 gene encoding uncharacterized protein LOC100881436 isoform X1, whose protein sequence is MAADTVALSALTLARGDKILVTVESALPDIVVVSFVHGAKCFQGALLDATKRGLPCGVQPPEPVPDPDGDKLATIAARFSYFQERKSSLASAKVDLRRNINPPARYKNARPTVRLRPRQVLCSKCRSICNENSENVDVSRKRKHEEAQSEQQQNSQQPQVTGHGSTRRSDRRCGQQPQKTSRVLFSQCQSENIKSSSSTELSPDSSKLGPSLIPKISRLQPNEINNAMQGTEKVKLGQSYWNNRADEGDSAANAIEPTEERMESTDCDSNPSMAYCATPRRLSSSSVESAKVPEEEEKKTFAAADSTMRPRAGRVPRKKRSVGSMEDLWDETVFEDPTRTARTTPVIKISFGAQGEGTVLKIPSKIQDPEYEQETDDAEDVQTETERDPLELPRTFDNDYTYREDAEEDGQEQVDPQKQGVKDASAKAAKRALKKAKKEARRKMLGGVSPARSPCNGSPRYNPTYDSLSYHRRKHKVKHKKKHKEDRKHKNQQHQQPCLESGSTENQQNWNVLPGSESYTAIKEQCLKQKLSISLKRLNTNAYARCDYPVSNASSGCKSPGASSDELSEQEPEVDAGETAPDFPPQSHPLMMRLAATPVEHCLTANGRRMDVGDVVWGKIHGFPWWPGKVLSITVSCKEDGTSSGPQAHVAWYGSSTSSLMSCDQLSPFLETFKTRYNKKKRGPYKEAIRQAQNEARNQITPNSTSSVLNVCGSPREVNVLS